In a genomic window of Poecilia reticulata strain Guanapo linkage group LG22, Guppy_female_1.0+MT, whole genome shotgun sequence:
- the LOC103458221 gene encoding glioma tumor suppressor candidate region gene 1 protein isoform X3, with amino-acid sequence MEDEDGTCLLDVLCDPQALNDFLHGTSELQTEDLLISSSSGEPSLFTDAPSPVSLLGDSRDCTDTPPPGCVDLSFLEEALLSSPEGEEDPEAVQPPAEAGCEAKEEEEVGEAEVACDILQQSLQEAEITEQTMALEAGLAQAGDVLSLYPPAPLLSPPAVPFISKSVTLPIAPTLPRDTQAAVEPPQPSLLAVGPGCPSLKPAAPAQLMGLLPGNVFPAPSPDSSFSLSPAQGSSMIIHKAVPGVATRPLINPALRATAAPGIVLQRAPLPIQPKLPISIQPRLVQISPKPSGQKATSGLTFVPATASSNILLSQAPGQKTVAPQSQPAQQLSKPVSLQLVNQGGSFVLQPQGLFQGQNQFLLPGQCPVTISQPARAVQPLLTPSHQGPSVHGVAASTGQLVDGSQILTVPQRQLNFSPVFATPTGQLALRQATVLSGSLQLQPAPATVFQMPAQLAGAYAAGGQGQQATLVHSPALGNHITLINSSGVLPQDLTSISIVNGPSVVQGLPFAGQAAAPQAGVTEGQLSLQRASVVLLPERPVQEERSSSEEAFHQLQQPFGHVVQHVSVQPGSAGLQSPPPPPPALPQVVAVLQPPPEPPHVPKPAVEMPKLLMPSADLSQGVEGVTHSMSQSQDFMQHMPQQEALSSPIPSELLVALPVVPIEPLTSPAGSDGDSPPQSGAASEPDAHVISDRRCEVSPHPSEPEDTTMICSPSLVQDAARPAPGTFSPPVGPQTSASQSHMEAPVQYQVPQSLFAETQANVQSVSQPPGQVQPPVSQPQSSSCTPARRSPSPLHVSVPVPQQQTAPAAAPALLSKEGDDSAVQQHTQNKPTAALESKSYTLNVHPPSPADRVQGPPVQCGPVQHSKKLAGDLELQREERLTPAMRRHRFQQQLCLDHGAVQNPFTRPVFATLKDAVRRLLPYHTCAGHLPTQDDFSLVDKEFDSVSGFLLKRTKDMVNKYRQLLVKETQESPSAEMVMLERLFLQAERYTLAEERRRARKDPETFMTSLVTSASSPHSAQSSGFSHAHSSSSPSSPPAWARLTERPPGLKTYRSSSRGALRLTIKQESGSRKVIHNSACDPGLKRDHTGQLTNGGGGVNERHSQATNGAPRRSQYGDEMSDGAPGCNAAEQVPQTVPDSQVKPPIPLAMTEPEDVCFEIATRDIGAPKLKCYRVDVSPQPEQRFSPTSLPFQEDNILSEHLQSAIDSILELQRLQGPSVAPGRAAPGPSLDQPVTSILEGHL; translated from the exons ATGGAGGATGAAGATGGGACTTGTCTACTTGATGTTTTGTG TGACCCCCAAGCCCTGAATGACTTCCTTCATGGAACCAGTGAG CTGCAGACTGAAGACCTGCTCATTAGCTCCTCCTCTGGGGAGCCCTCCCTCTTCACAGATGCCCCG AGTCCCGTCTCTCTGCTGGGAGACAGCAGGGACTGCACGGACACGCCTCCACCTGGCTGTGTGGACCTGTCCTTCTTGGAAGAGGCTCTGCTGTCCTCTCCGGAGGGCGAGGAGGACCCGGAGGCCGTGCAGCCACCTGCCGAGGCTGGATGTGAGgcgaaggaggaggaggaagtggggGAGGCGGAGGTGGCTTGTGATATCCTCCAGCAGAGTCTGCAGGAGGCTGAAATCACAGAGCAGACCATGGCCCTGGAAGCAGGACTGGCGCAAGCAGGAGACGTTTTGTCCCTCTATCCCCcagctcctctcctctctccacCCGCGGTGCCGTTCATATCCAAGTCCGTCACATTGCCCATTGCCCCGACGTTGCCCAGAGACACCCAAGCCGCGGTGGAGCCTCCTCAGCCCTCCCTGCTGGCGGTGGGACCGGGTTGCCCTTCTCTAAAACCGGCCGCCCCGGCTCAGCTGATGGGACTCCTGCCTGGGAACGTGTTTCCTGCTCCGTCTCCAGACAGTTCCTTTTCCCTGAGTCCCGCTCAAGGCTCCAGCATGATCATCCACAAGGCAGTGCCTGGCGTCGCCACCCGGCCCCTCATCAACCCGGCCCTCAGAGCCACAGCGGCGCCGGGCATCGTCTTGCAGCGTGCCCCGCTCCCCATCCAGCCCAAGCTGCCCATCAGCATCCAGCCCAGGCTGGTGCAAATCAGCCCCAAGCCCTCGGGGCAGAAAGCGACCTCTGGTCTCACGTTCGTCCCGGCTACCGCCTCGTCCAACATCTTACTGTCCCAAGCTCCCGGCCAGAAGACCGTAGCTCCACAGTCGCAGCCGGCGCAGCAGCTCTCCAAGCCGGTCAGCCTGCAGCTGGTCAACCAGGGCGGCTCATTCGTGCTCCAGCCTCAGGGACTCTTCCAAGGCCAGAACCAGTTTCTTCTTCCGGGTCAGTGTCCCGTCACAATCTCCCAGCCTGCCAGAGCAGTGCAGCCTCTCCTCACCCCCAGTCATCAAGGCCCCTCCGTTCACGGCGTGGCCGCCTCCACCGGGCAGCTTGTGGACGGTTCTCAGATCCTAACCGTACCCCAAAGACAGCTGAACTTCAGCCCAGTCTTCGCCACTCCTACAGGGCAGCTAGCTCTGCGCCAGGCCACTGTGCTTTCaggatctctgcagctgcagccggcCCCCGCCACTGTCTTCCAGATGCCAGCACAGCTGGCTGGAGCTTACGCCGCAGGAGGGCAGGGGCAACAAGCCACCCTAGTCCACAGTCCTGCTCTTGGGAACCACATCACCCTGATCAACAGTTCAGGGGTGCTTCCCCAGGATCTCACTTCCATCTCGATTGTCAACGGCCCCTCGGTCGTTCAGGGACTGCCGTTCGCCGGTCAGGCTGCGGCTCCACAGGCAGGAGTGACGGAGGGGCAGCTGAGCCTTCAGCGGGCCTCTGTGGTGCTGCTGCCTGAGAGGCCTGTTCAGGAGGAGAggagcagctcagaggaggcTTTCCACCAGCTACAACAG CCCTTTGGACACGTGGTCCAGCACGTCTCGGTGCAGCCCGGCTCTGCGGGGCTCCagtcccctcctcctcctcctccggctCTTCCTCAGGTGGTTGCGGTCTTACAGCCCCCACCTGAACCTCCTCATGTCCCCAAACCAGCTGTGGAGATGCCCAAGCTCCTGATGCCCTCAGCAGACCTCAGCCAAGGTGTGGAAGGGGTCACCCACTCGATGAGTCAAAGCCAGGACTTTATGCAACACATGCCACAG CAGGAAGCGCTTAGTTCTCCCATCCCATCTGAATTATTGGTTGCTCTGCCAGTGGTTCCGATTGAGCCCCTCACCTCCCCGGCTGGCAGCGACGGAGACAGTCCACCCCAGAGCGGAGCCGCGTCTGAACCGGACGCTCACGTGATCTCCGACCGGCGCTGTGAAGTTTCCCCGCATCCCTCAGAACCGGAAGACACGACGATGATCTGCTCCCCGTCTCTGGTTCAGGACGCCGCGAGGCCAGCTCCAGGGACGTTCTCCCCTCCGGTTGGGCCTCAGACGTCGGCCTCCCAGTCCCACATGGAGGCTCCAGTCCAGTACCAAGTCCCGCAGAGCTTATTTGCGGAGACCCAGGCGAATGTCCAGAGTGTTTCCCAGCCTCCCGGACAGGTGCAGCCTCCCGTTTCCCAGCCCCAGTCTTCGAGCTGCACTCCCGCCCGCCGCAGCCCGTCCCCTCTGCATGTCAGCGTCCCGGTGCCTCAGCAGCAGACTGCGCCCGCAGCTGCACCCGCTCTTCTCTCGAAAGAGGGAGACGACTCTGCTGTCCAACAGCACACACAAAACA AGCCCACAGCTGCCTTGGAGAGTAAGAGCTATACTCTCAATGTACATCCACCCTCTCCTGCAGATCGAGTTCAGGGGCCTCCCGTCCAGTGTGGCCCCGTCCAGCACAGCAAAAAG CTGGCAGGTGATCTGGAActgcagagagaggagaggctCACACCAGCAATGCGCAGACATAG attccagcagcagctctgtttgGACCACGGAGCTGTGCAGAACCCGTTCACCCGGCCGGTGTTCGCCACTCTGAAAGACGCTGTTAGACGCCTGCTGCCGTATCACACCTGCGCCGGTCACCTGCCCACTCAAGACGACTTCAGCTTAG tGGACAAGGAGTTTGATTCTGTATCTGGTTTCCTGCTAAAACGCACCAAGGACATGGTCAACAAATACAGGCAGCTATTGGTTAAGGAAACCCAG GAGAGTCCGTCGGCAGAGATGGTGATGCTGGAGCGTCTCTTCCTCCAGGCCGAGAGATACACGTTGGCGGAGGAGAGACGGCGTGCTCGCAAAGATCCAG aAACGTTTATGACATCTTTGGTGACGTCAGCGTCTTCCCCTCACAGTGCCCAGTCCTCTGGCTTCTCTCACGCACACTCTTCTAGCAGCCCCTCCTCCCCGCCAGCCTGGGCACGACTGACCGAAAGACCCCCAGGACTGAAGACCTACCGTTCCAGCTCACGTGGAGCTCTAAGACTCACTATCAAGCAGGAGTCGGGCTCTCGCAAAGTGATCCACAACTCAGCCTGCGATCCAGGACTCAAGAGGGACCACACGGGGCAGCTGACAAACGGCGGCGGAGGTGTCAATGAACGTCACTCCCAGGCAACCAACGGAGCTCCTCGGCGTTCCCAGTATGGAGACGAAATGTCCGACGGCGCTCCGGGCTGTAATGCCGCAGAACAGGTCCCACAGACGGTGCCCGACTCCCAAGTAAAGCCTCCGATTCCCCTTGCGATGACGGAACCGGAGGACGTTTGCTTCGAGATTGCCACCAGAGACATCGGCGCCCCAAAGCTGAAATGCTACAGGGTGGATGTGTCCCCTCAGCCGGAGCAGCGCTTCAGCCCCACGTCCCTGCCTTTCCAAGAGGACAACATCCTCAGCGAACATCTACAGAGTGCCATAGACAGCATACTGGAGCTCCAGCGCCTGCAGGGCCCCTCAGTGGCCCCGGGCAGGGCGGCGCCAGGCCCTTCACTGGACCAGCCTGTCACCAGCATCCTGGAGGGACACCTGTGA
- the LOC103458221 gene encoding glioma tumor suppressor candidate region gene 1 protein isoform X1: MEDEDGTCLLDVLCDPQALNDFLHGTSELQTEDLLISSSSGEPSLFTDAPSPVSLLGDSRDCTDTPPPGCVDLSFLEEALLSSPEGEEDPEAVQPPAEAGCEAKEEEEVGEAEVACDILQQSLQEAEITEQTMALEAGLAQAGDVLSLYPPAPLLSPPAVPFISKSVTLPIAPTLPRDTQAAVEPPQPSLLAVGPGCPSLKPAAPAQLMGLLPGNVFPAPSPDSSFSLSPAQGSSMIIHKAVPGVATRPLINPALRATAAPGIVLQRAPLPIQPKLPISIQPRLVQISPKPSGQKATSGLTFVPATASSNILLSQAPGQKTVAPQSQPAQQLSKPVSLQLVNQGGSFVLQPQGLFQGQNQFLLPGQCPVTISQPARAVQPLLTPSHQGPSVHGVAASTGQLVDGSQILTVPQRQLNFSPVFATPTGQLALRQATVLSGSLQLQPAPATVFQMPAQLAGAYAAGGQGQQATLVHSPALGNHITLINSSGVLPQDLTSISIVNGPSVVQGLPFAGQAAAPQAGVTEGQLSLQRASVVLLPERPVQEERSSSEEAFHQLQQPFGHVVQHVSVQPGSAGLQSPPPPPPALPQVVAVLQPPPEPPHVPKPAVEMPKLLMPSADLSQGVEGVTHSMSQSQDFMQHMPQQEALSSPIPSELLVALPVVPIEPLTSPAGSDGDSPPQSGAASEPDAHVISDRRCEVSPHPSEPEDTTMICSPSLVQDAARPAPGTFSPPVGPQTSASQSHMEAPVQYQVPQSLFAETQANVQSVSQPPGQVQPPVSQPQSSSCTPARRSPSPLHVSVPVPQQQTAPAAAPALLSKEGDDSAVQQHTQNKPTAALESKSYTLNVHPPSPADRVQGPPVQCGPVQHSKKLAGDLELQREERLTPAMRRHRFQQQLCLDHGAVQNPFTRPVFATLKDAVRRLLPYHTCAGHLPTQDDFSLVDKEFDSVSGFLLKRTKDMVNKYRQLLVKETQQESPSAEMVMLERLFLQAERYTLAEERRRARKDPETFMTSLVTSASSPHSAQSSGFSHAHSSSSPSSPPAWARLTERPPGLKTYRSSSRGALRLTIKQESGSRKVIHNSACDPGLKRDHTGQLTNGGGGVNERHSQATNGAPRRSQYGDEMSDGAPGCNAAEQVPQTVPDSQVKPPIPLAMTEPEDVCFEIATRDIGAPKLKCYRVDVSPQPEQRFSPTSLPFQEDNILSEHLQSAIDSILELQRLQGPSVAPGRAAPGPSLDQPVTSILEGHL; the protein is encoded by the exons ATGGAGGATGAAGATGGGACTTGTCTACTTGATGTTTTGTG TGACCCCCAAGCCCTGAATGACTTCCTTCATGGAACCAGTGAG CTGCAGACTGAAGACCTGCTCATTAGCTCCTCCTCTGGGGAGCCCTCCCTCTTCACAGATGCCCCG AGTCCCGTCTCTCTGCTGGGAGACAGCAGGGACTGCACGGACACGCCTCCACCTGGCTGTGTGGACCTGTCCTTCTTGGAAGAGGCTCTGCTGTCCTCTCCGGAGGGCGAGGAGGACCCGGAGGCCGTGCAGCCACCTGCCGAGGCTGGATGTGAGgcgaaggaggaggaggaagtggggGAGGCGGAGGTGGCTTGTGATATCCTCCAGCAGAGTCTGCAGGAGGCTGAAATCACAGAGCAGACCATGGCCCTGGAAGCAGGACTGGCGCAAGCAGGAGACGTTTTGTCCCTCTATCCCCcagctcctctcctctctccacCCGCGGTGCCGTTCATATCCAAGTCCGTCACATTGCCCATTGCCCCGACGTTGCCCAGAGACACCCAAGCCGCGGTGGAGCCTCCTCAGCCCTCCCTGCTGGCGGTGGGACCGGGTTGCCCTTCTCTAAAACCGGCCGCCCCGGCTCAGCTGATGGGACTCCTGCCTGGGAACGTGTTTCCTGCTCCGTCTCCAGACAGTTCCTTTTCCCTGAGTCCCGCTCAAGGCTCCAGCATGATCATCCACAAGGCAGTGCCTGGCGTCGCCACCCGGCCCCTCATCAACCCGGCCCTCAGAGCCACAGCGGCGCCGGGCATCGTCTTGCAGCGTGCCCCGCTCCCCATCCAGCCCAAGCTGCCCATCAGCATCCAGCCCAGGCTGGTGCAAATCAGCCCCAAGCCCTCGGGGCAGAAAGCGACCTCTGGTCTCACGTTCGTCCCGGCTACCGCCTCGTCCAACATCTTACTGTCCCAAGCTCCCGGCCAGAAGACCGTAGCTCCACAGTCGCAGCCGGCGCAGCAGCTCTCCAAGCCGGTCAGCCTGCAGCTGGTCAACCAGGGCGGCTCATTCGTGCTCCAGCCTCAGGGACTCTTCCAAGGCCAGAACCAGTTTCTTCTTCCGGGTCAGTGTCCCGTCACAATCTCCCAGCCTGCCAGAGCAGTGCAGCCTCTCCTCACCCCCAGTCATCAAGGCCCCTCCGTTCACGGCGTGGCCGCCTCCACCGGGCAGCTTGTGGACGGTTCTCAGATCCTAACCGTACCCCAAAGACAGCTGAACTTCAGCCCAGTCTTCGCCACTCCTACAGGGCAGCTAGCTCTGCGCCAGGCCACTGTGCTTTCaggatctctgcagctgcagccggcCCCCGCCACTGTCTTCCAGATGCCAGCACAGCTGGCTGGAGCTTACGCCGCAGGAGGGCAGGGGCAACAAGCCACCCTAGTCCACAGTCCTGCTCTTGGGAACCACATCACCCTGATCAACAGTTCAGGGGTGCTTCCCCAGGATCTCACTTCCATCTCGATTGTCAACGGCCCCTCGGTCGTTCAGGGACTGCCGTTCGCCGGTCAGGCTGCGGCTCCACAGGCAGGAGTGACGGAGGGGCAGCTGAGCCTTCAGCGGGCCTCTGTGGTGCTGCTGCCTGAGAGGCCTGTTCAGGAGGAGAggagcagctcagaggaggcTTTCCACCAGCTACAACAG CCCTTTGGACACGTGGTCCAGCACGTCTCGGTGCAGCCCGGCTCTGCGGGGCTCCagtcccctcctcctcctcctccggctCTTCCTCAGGTGGTTGCGGTCTTACAGCCCCCACCTGAACCTCCTCATGTCCCCAAACCAGCTGTGGAGATGCCCAAGCTCCTGATGCCCTCAGCAGACCTCAGCCAAGGTGTGGAAGGGGTCACCCACTCGATGAGTCAAAGCCAGGACTTTATGCAACACATGCCACAG CAGGAAGCGCTTAGTTCTCCCATCCCATCTGAATTATTGGTTGCTCTGCCAGTGGTTCCGATTGAGCCCCTCACCTCCCCGGCTGGCAGCGACGGAGACAGTCCACCCCAGAGCGGAGCCGCGTCTGAACCGGACGCTCACGTGATCTCCGACCGGCGCTGTGAAGTTTCCCCGCATCCCTCAGAACCGGAAGACACGACGATGATCTGCTCCCCGTCTCTGGTTCAGGACGCCGCGAGGCCAGCTCCAGGGACGTTCTCCCCTCCGGTTGGGCCTCAGACGTCGGCCTCCCAGTCCCACATGGAGGCTCCAGTCCAGTACCAAGTCCCGCAGAGCTTATTTGCGGAGACCCAGGCGAATGTCCAGAGTGTTTCCCAGCCTCCCGGACAGGTGCAGCCTCCCGTTTCCCAGCCCCAGTCTTCGAGCTGCACTCCCGCCCGCCGCAGCCCGTCCCCTCTGCATGTCAGCGTCCCGGTGCCTCAGCAGCAGACTGCGCCCGCAGCTGCACCCGCTCTTCTCTCGAAAGAGGGAGACGACTCTGCTGTCCAACAGCACACACAAAACA AGCCCACAGCTGCCTTGGAGAGTAAGAGCTATACTCTCAATGTACATCCACCCTCTCCTGCAGATCGAGTTCAGGGGCCTCCCGTCCAGTGTGGCCCCGTCCAGCACAGCAAAAAG CTGGCAGGTGATCTGGAActgcagagagaggagaggctCACACCAGCAATGCGCAGACATAG attccagcagcagctctgtttgGACCACGGAGCTGTGCAGAACCCGTTCACCCGGCCGGTGTTCGCCACTCTGAAAGACGCTGTTAGACGCCTGCTGCCGTATCACACCTGCGCCGGTCACCTGCCCACTCAAGACGACTTCAGCTTAG tGGACAAGGAGTTTGATTCTGTATCTGGTTTCCTGCTAAAACGCACCAAGGACATGGTCAACAAATACAGGCAGCTATTGGTTAAGGAAACCCAG CAGGAGAGTCCGTCGGCAGAGATGGTGATGCTGGAGCGTCTCTTCCTCCAGGCCGAGAGATACACGTTGGCGGAGGAGAGACGGCGTGCTCGCAAAGATCCAG aAACGTTTATGACATCTTTGGTGACGTCAGCGTCTTCCCCTCACAGTGCCCAGTCCTCTGGCTTCTCTCACGCACACTCTTCTAGCAGCCCCTCCTCCCCGCCAGCCTGGGCACGACTGACCGAAAGACCCCCAGGACTGAAGACCTACCGTTCCAGCTCACGTGGAGCTCTAAGACTCACTATCAAGCAGGAGTCGGGCTCTCGCAAAGTGATCCACAACTCAGCCTGCGATCCAGGACTCAAGAGGGACCACACGGGGCAGCTGACAAACGGCGGCGGAGGTGTCAATGAACGTCACTCCCAGGCAACCAACGGAGCTCCTCGGCGTTCCCAGTATGGAGACGAAATGTCCGACGGCGCTCCGGGCTGTAATGCCGCAGAACAGGTCCCACAGACGGTGCCCGACTCCCAAGTAAAGCCTCCGATTCCCCTTGCGATGACGGAACCGGAGGACGTTTGCTTCGAGATTGCCACCAGAGACATCGGCGCCCCAAAGCTGAAATGCTACAGGGTGGATGTGTCCCCTCAGCCGGAGCAGCGCTTCAGCCCCACGTCCCTGCCTTTCCAAGAGGACAACATCCTCAGCGAACATCTACAGAGTGCCATAGACAGCATACTGGAGCTCCAGCGCCTGCAGGGCCCCTCAGTGGCCCCGGGCAGGGCGGCGCCAGGCCCTTCACTGGACCAGCCTGTCACCAGCATCCTGGAGGGACACCTGTGA